GGCGCTGGTGTTCGACGAGTTTCACGAGAGGCATCTTTATGGTGATATCTCGCTGGCGCGGGCGGTGCAGATTCAGCAGACCACGCGTCCGGACCTGAAGATCATCGTGATGTCGGCTACGCTGGATGCGGTGGTGCTCAAGGATTATCTAGCACCCTGCGAAGTGCTCACGTCGCAGGGGCGGAGTTTTCCGGTGGCGATCGAATATCTGCCGAAGGCAGTCAATTTCGAGAAGGACAACGTGTGGGATGTGGCGGCGCGTGAAGTGGCGCGGGTGGCGGCGAAAACCTCGTCGGGCGATTTTTTGGTGTTCATGCCGGGCTCGTATGAGATTAGCCGGACGTTGCAGGCGCTGCAGTTTGAGAGCGCGTTGAGGGATTTCGTGGCGTTTCCGTTGCACGGCGAATTACCTCCGGAGCAACAGGATCGCGCGGTGGCGCGGAGCGAGCAGAGGAAGATCATCGTTTCGACCAATGTGGCGGAGACGTCGCTGACGATTGATGGCGTGACGGTGGTCGTGGACTGCGGACTGGCGCGCGTGGCGAGGTTCGATGCGAACCGCGGGATCAATACGCTGCTCATTGAAAAGGTTTCGATTGCGAGTGCCGACCAACGTGCGGGACGTGCGGGTCGCACCGCGCCGGGCGTGTGCGTGCGGTTGTGGACGGAGCGCGAGCATTCGCAGCGGGCGTTGCAGGAATTGCCCGAGGTGAAGCGGCTGGATTTGTCGGAAGTGGTGCTGACGCTCAAGGCGAGTGGCATCGACGATATCGTCGCGTTTCCGTGGCTGGAGAAACCGGAGCCGAAGGCTCTGGAGCGCGCGGAGATGTTGCTGGCGGATTTGGGCGCGCTGGGCGGCAAGCGTCGGGTTATCACCGACACGGGACGGCGCATGCTGAGGTTTCCGGTTCATCCGCGTTATGCGCGCATGTTGCTGGAGGCGGATGCGCGGGACTGTGTGCGTCCGGTGGCGTTGATGGCGTCGCTTACGCAGGGACGTTCGTTTTTGATGCGCGGGGTGCCGCGCGATGTGGAAGAGGCGCGCGAGAAGACGCTGGGCGACGAAGAGGAGAGTGATTTTTTCCTGCTGATGCGGGCGTGGAAATATGCCGAGCAGAACAGTTATTCGGTCGATGCGTGTCGGAGGTTGGGCATCCATGCGCAGGGAGCGCGTCAGGTCTGGCCGTTGTTTAAGCAGTTCTTGGAGATCGCGGCGAAGGAGGGACTCGATGCGAGCGAGAAGTCGGTCGATGGCGTGCAGGTGCGCAAGTGTGTGCTGGCGGGGTTTTCGGATCAATTGGCGAAGCGGCTCGATGGCGGCACGCTGCGATGCGATCTCGTGCACGGGCGTCGCGGTGTGCTGGCGCGGGAGAGTGCGATGCAGCGGGCGCCGTTGTTCGTGGCGGCGGAGATCAGTGAAGTCGAAGGGCGCGGCGGCGAGGTGAGCGTGCTGTTGTCGCAGGCGACGGCGGTTGAGGAAGCGTGGTTGAAGGAGCTTTTCCCTGAGGATTATCGCGACGCGGTCGGAGTGGTTTATGATGAGCAGGCTCGGCGGGTGATTGCGCGGCGTGAGCGGCGGTTTCGTGATCTGGTGTTGGAGGCGAAGCTGACGGCGGAGACTCCGCCGGAGAGCGACGCGGCGTCGTTGCTCGCGAGGGAAGTGATGGCGGGGAATATCGTTTTAACGGAATGGAATGAAAACGTGGATCAGTGGATCGTGCGCGTGAACCGGCTGGCAGAGTGGTTTCCGGAGCTGGAAGTCACTCCGATCACGGACGCAGACAAGGCGACGCTCATCGAGCAAGTTTGCTACGGCAGCTACGGGGCGCGCGAGTTGAAGGACAAACCGGTGATGCCGGCGTTGCGCGACTGGCTGCGGCCGGAGCAACTGGCGGTGCTCGATGATTATCTGCCGGAGCGGTTGATCATGGGCAACGGACGCAAGGCGCGGTTGACGTATAAAGCGGAAGGTCCGCCGATCATGAGCGCGCGCATCCAGGAGCTGTTTGGTGTCGATGGGCGTTTCACCATCGCTCACGGGCGCGTAGCGGTGAAATTCGAGGTGCTCGCGCCGAATCAGCGGCCGATCCAAGTGACGGACGACCTGACGAGTTTCTGGAGAGACATGTATCCGAAGGTGAAGGCGGAGTTGTCGCGGCGGTATCCGCGCCACGAGTGGCGCTAGACCGCCACGGCGCCGCGGGCGTGTTCAGCGACGAAGCGTTCCAATTCGGCGACGGCGGTGACAGGGCCGTTTTCGCTGAGGAGTTGGGCGCGGACGGCCTTGGCGCGCTGCGCGTGGTTCGAATTGGCGGCGAGCCGGGTGAGGGCGTTGTGGAGCTGTTCAGGCCAGACGTTTTTACTGAGGCGGAAACCGCAGCCGAGGCGCTCGACCTCGCTGCCAAAGAACTGTTGGTCGCCGATGTGCGGAACCACGATCTGCGGGACGCCGGCATGGAGTGCGCTCGCGGTGGTGCCGGCTCCGCCGTGATGGATGACGGCACTGGCGTGTTGGAAGAGCTGGTCGTGGGAGACCTTGCCGATAACCTTGATGTGATCGTCTTCGCCCAGTTGGGGGAACTGCGCCCAACCGCGTTGGATGATGATTTTTTTGTCGCGGGGCCAGGCGCGGACGAAGCGTTCCATCCAGGCGCCGGCGTTTTCATAGACCATGCTGCCGAAGGTGAGGACGGGGACACGGTCGCCGCCGGTGAAGGCGCGGATCTCGGCGTCGATCTCGGGGCTTTCGGGAGATTGCCAGCGGCAGTAGCCGGTGAACTTGAAGCGCGGGTCGATCTCGGCGCCGGGCGGGCGTAGCAGCGCATCGGATACAGTGACGAGGACACGGCCGGCGGGTTTGGAGAAAAAGTTGCGAACTTTCGGAAGACGGGCGGCTTTGAGCTCGGCGTGGACGCAGTTGTTGATGACGCGATCGACGACGGCGTTGGCGATTTTCCATAGCCAGCGGTTCCAGGCGCGACGGGTGGTTTCGCCCAGCCAGCGCGGAGATGGAAAGTTTTCCGGCGGGTAGTCGGGCGAAGGGATGACGTGCGGCGCGAAGGCGAGGGTGGCGAAGGGGACGCCGTATTTTTCGGCGATGCCTCGGTTCATCGGAAAGAGGTAACTGGAGACGACGAGGTCGGTCTCGGGCATAATCGCATCCATGCGCGAGATCATGTCAGGAATGTATTTTTTCGCGCCGACGTAGATCTCGCGAAGCTGATAGATCGGAGTGCGGATTTTTTGGAGACGGCCCATCCAGTAACTCAAGTCGGCTTGTTCCCAGTTGGGGCAGAGCGGATAGAACTCCACACCGGCGGCCTCGATCTCGTCTTTGTAATGCGGGATGGTAGCGAAGCGGACCTGGTGGCCGGATTTTTGCAACGCGACGGCGAGCGCGATGACAGGATAAATGTCACCGGTGGAGCCGTGGGAGGTGAGGATGACGCGCATGGTTTTTGCCGCCGACTGTGGCAGGCAAGAGGCGCGGAGGCGAGTGGCCGCGCGTGACGTTTAAGTAACGAAGGCGGGGCTTACAACCCGGCGAGCAATCCGCGCAGCTCGGCTTCGGGATCCTGGTGATCCTGGTCGATGGCGAGTTGGAGGGCGTCGGCGAGCCACGGTTTCGCTTCGGCACGACGGCCTAGGGCGAGGAGGGTTTTTCCGAGCATGATGCGGGGCATCATCCAGTCGGCCTTTTTACGGGCGCAGGCCTCGAGGTGTTCGAGGGCGTCGGCGCCGCGATCCTCGGCGAGTAGGGCCTGCGCGAGGCTGAAACGGAAGAGTTCGTTGTCGGGTTGTTTCGCGACCAAGGCGGCGAAGTGCACGGAGCGGGCGGGGGCGGTCATCAGGCTTCGTCGATGAAGATGAGAACGGCGGTGAGGTTGTCGTGGCCGCCGCGTTTCAGGGCGAGATCGAGGATGAGTTGAAGCATCTCGGCGGGGCTCTCGGGCCCGGATATAATCTCGGCGAGTTCTTCGTCGGCGATCATACGGCAGATGCCGTCGGTCGTGAAAAAGTAGCGGTCACCCTTCGTGACGATGAACTCCTGGAAGTCGACTTCGGGCAGGCCGGGTTGACCGATGCAGCGGGTGAGGGCGTTGCGGTTTTCGATGCTGATCTCCATGTCTTCGCCACGGGCACGCAGGCGGCGGGCTTCGTTTTCCACGGTGTGGTCTTCGGTGAGCGGGAGGAAGTCGCCTTTTTGAAACACGTAGGCGCGGGAGTCGCCGACGTGGGCGAGTTGTAGCTGGCCGTTTTTGAAGGAACCGAAAGTGAGGGTGCTGCCGATGCCGTAGGGCGGGTTCAATTGCTGGCCGAGCTTTTGAACGCTGAGGCTGGTGGTTTGGGTGAGTTTGATGAGGTCGGGTTGGGCGCCTTCGATAAAGCCGCGGGTGATTCCCTCGACCGTGCATTCGGCGGCTTCAGCTCCGCCGGGGAGACCGCCAATGCCATCGGCTACGCCGAACAGACCGAGCGCATCATCACGCAAAAAACGATCCTCGTTTTCAAAGCGGGTCTTGCCGATGTCGGTGATGGCTGCTGATCGGTATTTCATTCTTGGTGACAGGGCTAACGTAGGCTCGGGTGGCTCAAATAAAAGGCTGAAATCGCTCGATGCGATTTTCACGGTTCATTCGCACGGCGTTTTTTTGCGGGATACAGTCCAGAAAGAGACGGCCATAGGCCTTTTGGGTGACGCGGGAGTCTAAAATCGTGATCACACCACGGTCGTTGGCGGTGCGGATGAGGCGACCGATACCCTGGCGAAAGGTGATCAAGGCATCCGGCAGCGTGAGCTCGCTGAAGGGATTGCCTCCGCGTTCACGGATCCACTCGGTGCGCGCCTCGAGCACGGGATGGGTGGGCACTTCGAAAGGCAAACGCGTGATGATCACCTGGGCCAAGGCGTCGCCGGGAACGTCGATCCCAGTCCAAAAGCTATCGGTGCCGAAGAGGATGCCGTTGCCTGCCTCGCGCAGTTTGCGGGCAAGTTCGGTGCGCGAGTAATCGCGACCTTGCATAAAAAAGGGCCGGAGCGCGCCGTCGTAGATCGGTTCCATCGCCTCGGCCACGCGCTTCATATCGAAATAACTCGTGAAGAGAACGAGCGTGCCGCCCTTGGTGCGCCGCGTGCAGAAATCGATGTAGTCGATAAGCACATCGAGCGCGAGACGCGCCTCCTGCGGCGTAGGCAGCGGCACGTCGGCGGCGACGAAGACGCGCATCTTGCGTTCGAAATCAAACGGCGAGTGTTCGACCGCGGTGGTAACGTGTTGAGCGCCGATGCGGGCTTGGAACGGTTCGATGCGGCCGCCCATCGCGAGTGTGGCGCTCGTGAAAACGACCGACGTGCCGCGCTTGAGGAGTTCTTCGCGGATGAACGGGGCGACATCGATCGGCGCGGTGCGCAGGGCGACGATGGTCTGGCGTTTGCCCATGCGCTCGACCCAGTAAACGGTCTTGTCGGCATCGGCGACGGCGAGGAAGGCGCGGAGGCTGCCCTGAAGCGTTTTGACCTTGCCCGCTTGCTCAAGGAGTTCGTCGCGTTCGCGGCCGTCGTCCATGCGGTCGGCGCGGGTTTTAACCGCCTTGTGCAAGGCGAGGAGCGGTCCGTCCATCCAGGCTTCGGCAAAGCCCTCGGCGCGCACGCGCACGATGGTTTGTTTGGTGAGCAGGCGTTCGTCGAGGAAGGCGAAAAACTGGTGCGCGGCCTCGAGCACATCGACGACGAGCTGGCGGTCGACGGCGTCGCCGTGTTTTTGAAGCAGACCGCGACGCGCCTTGGGGTTGTAGAGATACTTGAGCA
This portion of the Rariglobus hedericola genome encodes:
- the hrpB gene encoding ATP-dependent helicase HrpB, yielding MPVIPRDLPIYELEKNLVATLRAQGRLIVQAPTGSGKSTQLPQMLRAHGFLEKGEVVVLQPRRLAARMLAKRVAEEVGCALGDEVGYQIRLESRVSAKTKIRFVTEGILLRQMSFDATLKGIAALVFDEFHERHLYGDISLARAVQIQQTTRPDLKIIVMSATLDAVVLKDYLAPCEVLTSQGRSFPVAIEYLPKAVNFEKDNVWDVAAREVARVAAKTSSGDFLVFMPGSYEISRTLQALQFESALRDFVAFPLHGELPPEQQDRAVARSEQRKIIVSTNVAETSLTIDGVTVVVDCGLARVARFDANRGINTLLIEKVSIASADQRAGRAGRTAPGVCVRLWTEREHSQRALQELPEVKRLDLSEVVLTLKASGIDDIVAFPWLEKPEPKALERAEMLLADLGALGGKRRVITDTGRRMLRFPVHPRYARMLLEADARDCVRPVALMASLTQGRSFLMRGVPRDVEEAREKTLGDEEESDFFLLMRAWKYAEQNSYSVDACRRLGIHAQGARQVWPLFKQFLEIAAKEGLDASEKSVDGVQVRKCVLAGFSDQLAKRLDGGTLRCDLVHGRRGVLARESAMQRAPLFVAAEISEVEGRGGEVSVLLSQATAVEEAWLKELFPEDYRDAVGVVYDEQARRVIARRERRFRDLVLEAKLTAETPPESDAASLLAREVMAGNIVLTEWNENVDQWIVRVNRLAEWFPELEVTPITDADKATLIEQVCYGSYGARELKDKPVMPALRDWLRPEQLAVLDDYLPERLIMGNGRKARLTYKAEGPPIMSARIQELFGVDGRFTIAHGRVAVKFEVLAPNQRPIQVTDDLTSFWRDMYPKVKAELSRRYPRHEWR
- a CDS encoding glycosyltransferase; its protein translation is MRVILTSHGSTGDIYPVIALAVALQKSGHQVRFATIPHYKDEIEAAGVEFYPLCPNWEQADLSYWMGRLQKIRTPIYQLREIYVGAKKYIPDMISRMDAIMPETDLVVSSYLFPMNRGIAEKYGVPFATLAFAPHVIPSPDYPPENFPSPRWLGETTRRAWNRWLWKIANAVVDRVINNCVHAELKAARLPKVRNFFSKPAGRVLVTVSDALLRPPGAEIDPRFKFTGYCRWQSPESPEIDAEIRAFTGGDRVPVLTFGSMVYENAGAWMERFVRAWPRDKKIIIQRGWAQFPQLGEDDHIKVIGKVSHDQLFQHASAVIHHGGAGTTASALHAGVPQIVVPHIGDQQFFGSEVERLGCGFRLSKNVWPEQLHNALTRLAANSNHAQRAKAVRAQLLSENGPVTAVAELERFVAEHARGAVAV
- a CDS encoding tetratricopeptide repeat protein, which codes for MTAPARSVHFAALVAKQPDNELFRFSLAQALLAEDRGADALEHLEACARKKADWMMPRIMLGKTLLALGRRAEAKPWLADALQLAIDQDHQDPEAELRGLLAGL
- a CDS encoding PP2C family protein-serine/threonine phosphatase gives rise to the protein MKYRSAAITDIGKTRFENEDRFLRDDALGLFGVADGIGGLPGGAEAAECTVEGITRGFIEGAQPDLIKLTQTTSLSVQKLGQQLNPPYGIGSTLTFGSFKNGQLQLAHVGDSRAYVFQKGDFLPLTEDHTVENEARRLRARGEDMEISIENRNALTRCIGQPGLPEVDFQEFIVTKGDRYFFTTDGICRMIADEELAEIISGPESPAEMLQLILDLALKRGGHDNLTAVLIFIDEA
- a CDS encoding ATP-dependent DNA helicase, with the protein product MIGLQDNSSDALPPPPPPSRAPEFAAKLFSAGGWLQASLKLEHRPQQEKMARAVSAAMKGDESLLFEAGTGVGKSLAYLLPGIVHAMDQSRQMIVSTHTIALQEQLDQKDLPLCRRVFAASPETESYASFKSAMLVGKSNYLCTSRLAHALQDKNELFATPEHEDLQRIAAWAETTTEGLRHELNPAPLPEVWEMVNADSSGCARKYCDCNKCPYQRARTRIRAANVIIVNHSLLFAHINAGGAAEKGATRGVLFPDDFLVLDEAHTVPEVATDHCGLRLSSYGVDRMLKYLYNPKARRGLLQKHGDAVDRQLVVDVLEAAHQFFAFLDERLLTKQTIVRVRAEGFAEAWMDGPLLALHKAVKTRADRMDDGRERDELLEQAGKVKTLQGSLRAFLAVADADKTVYWVERMGKRQTIVALRTAPIDVAPFIREELLKRGTSVVFTSATLAMGGRIEPFQARIGAQHVTTAVEHSPFDFERKMRVFVAADVPLPTPQEARLALDVLIDYIDFCTRRTKGGTLVLFTSYFDMKRVAEAMEPIYDGALRPFFMQGRDYSRTELARKLREAGNGILFGTDSFWTGIDVPGDALAQVIITRLPFEVPTHPVLEARTEWIRERGGNPFSELTLPDALITFRQGIGRLIRTANDRGVITILDSRVTQKAYGRLFLDCIPQKNAVRMNRENRIERFQPFI